From the Lathyrus oleraceus cultivar Zhongwan6 chromosome 4, CAAS_Psat_ZW6_1.0, whole genome shotgun sequence genome, one window contains:
- the LOC127073753 gene encoding probable LRR receptor-like serine/threonine-protein kinase At1g74360, which yields MSDSQETHSSSYLFLLFSFVLLSGSLVVGDSLDTDKQILLRLKKYLDNKTLADRGKYIYWNNDSSDSSPCEWKGILCNNAKRVISIDLSYSDITGEIFQSFSELTELTHLDLSQNTLFGNFPDDLRNCRKLLHLNLSHNILEGELNVSGLTTLETLDLSLNRFHGEIGLLDFPSVCGNLVTLNVSGNNLTGEIGDTFDQCLNLKYLDLSTNKLSGGLWNGFARLKQFSVAENLLNGNVSSEAFPLNCELVELDLSQNSFFGEAPKEISNCKNLTMLNLSTNNFTGAIPIEIGSISLLKGLYLGGNNFSRDIPETLLKLSNLVFLDLSRNNFGGDIQKIFGNFKQVRFLLLHSNSYTGGLLSSGIVTLPNITRLDLSFNKFSGLLPVEISHMQSLELLMLSYNQFNGTIPSEFGNMHNLQALDLAFNQLSGPIPPSLGNLRSLLWLMLADNSLNGTIPSELGNCTSLLWLNLANNNLTGKFPQELSKIGKNAMETFELNRRKDGIVAGSGECLAMKRWIPADYPPFSFVYDILTRKNCRGLWNKLLKGYGIFPFCTPGSSLRLPLISGYVQLSGNKLSGEIPSEIGTMVNFSLLHLGFNSFSGKLPPELGDIPLVVLNLTTNNFSGEIPTEIGNFICLQNLDLSRNNFSGNFPSSLNKVAELNKFNISYNPFIQGVVSSSGQFVTFGKDSYFGDPLLILPQFIDNSTTRNDKNMTHNKDHKKPTKLTVFLVFLTITLVFIIFSFLTIIVCALVKSPSDQYLLRDHTKHCNDSSSSGIESPQWLSDSVKVIRLNKTAFTYADILKATNTFSESRIIGRGGFGTVYKGFFADGRQVAVKKLLSEGREGEKEFQAEMEVLSGHGFGWPHPNLVTLYGWCLNNSEKILVYEYIEGGSLEDLVTDKTGLTRKKRLQIAIDVARALVYLHHECDPSIVHRDVKASNVLLDKEGKAKVTDFGLARVVNVGDSHVSTMVAGTVGYVAPEYGQTMKATTKGDVYSYGVLVMELATGRKAVDGGEECLVEWTRRVMMGRKQQQYHHVLSYLGSEEMVELLCIGLKCTNETPNGRPNMKQVLAMLILISKSNVGDSSDLGHIV from the exons ATGTCAGACTCGCAGGAAACACATTCCTCTTCCTATCTATTTTTACTCTTTTCCTTCGTCCTTCTTTCAG GTAGTCTTGTTGTTGGAGATTCTTTAGACACAGACAAACAGATTCTGTTGAGGTTGAAAAAGTATCTAGACAATAAAACTCTTGCAGACCGAGGAAAGTACATATACTGGAACAATGATAGTTCTGATTCTAGTCCATGTGAATGGAAAGGGATTTTGTGTAACAACGCCAAGAGGGTGATTTCGATTGATCTGTCTTACAGTGACATCACTGGAGAGATATTTCAAAGCTTTTCCGAGCTGACTGAGTTAACACATCTTGACCTCTCGCAGAATACGCTCTTTGGAAATTTTCCAGATGATTTGAGAAACTGTCGCAAACTGTTGCATCTCAATCTCTCTCATAATATTCTTGAGGGAGAATTGAATGTTTCTGGATTGACGACTTTGGAGACACTTGATTTGTCTTTGAATAGATTTCATGGAGAAATTGGGCTATTGGATTTTCCTTCCGTTTGTGGAAATTTAGTGACTTTGAATGTGTCGGGAAATAACTTAACCGGTGAGATTGGTGATACTTTTGATCAGTGTTTGAATTTGAAGTACTTGGATTTGAGTACTAATAAGCTGAGTGGAGGTTTATGGAATGGATTTGCAAGGCTGAAGCAGTTTTCTGTTGCTGAGAATCTTCTCAATGGAAATGTTTCGTCCGAAGCTTTTCCGTTGAATTGTGAGCTTGTGGAATTAGACCTTTCTCAGAATAGTTTTTTTGGGGAGGCACCAAAGGAAATTTCTAACTGCAAGAATTTAACCATGTTGAATCTTTCGACCAACAATTTTACTGGAGCTATCCCTATTGAAATTGGGTCCATTTCACTGCTTAAAGGATTGTACTTGGGAGGAAACAACTTTTCAAGAGATATTCCTGAGACCCTTTTGAAATTGAGTAACTTGGTTTTCTTGGATTTGAGCCGAAACAATTTTGGTGGTGACATACAAAAGATATTTGGAAATTTTAAGCAGGTTAGGTTTCTTCTGTTACACTCCAACTCTTACACCGGAGGATTGTTATCATCTGGAATTGTCACATTGCCGAATATTACACGGTTAGACCTTAGCTTCAACAAGTTTTCAGGTCTATTACCCGTTGAAATCTCTCATATGCAAAGTCTAGAACTTTTAATGTTATCGTATAACCAATTCAATGGAACTATTCCATCAGAATTTGGAAATATGCATAATTTACAAGCTCTTGATCTTGCTTTCAACCAGTTGAGTGGACCGATTCCTCCAAGCCTTGGAAACTTGAGATCACTCTTGTGGTTGATGCTTGCAGACAATTCGTTAAACGGAACAATCCCTTCGGAGTTAGGGAACTGTACTAGTTTGTTATGGTTAAACCTTGCTAACAATAACCTCACTGGAAAGTTTCCTCAGGAGCTTTCCAAAATCGGAAAGAATGCGATGGAAACATTTGAATTGAATAGGAGAAAAGACGGAATAGTTGCTGGTTCTGGTGAATGTTTAGCAATGAAGAGATGGATACCTGCAGATTACCCTCCATTCAGCTTTGTGTATGACATTTTAACCAGAAAAAATTGTAGAGGACTTTGGAATAAATTGCTAAAAGGGTATGGAATTTTCCCATTTTGCACACCAGGGTCCTCTCTCAGGTTACCTTTGATATCTGGTTATGTTCAGTTAAGTGGAAACAAACTAAGTGGTGAAATTCCTTCAGAGATTGGAACTATGGTGAATTTCAGTTTGTTGCATTTGGGATTCAACAGTTTCTCTGGAAAACTTCCACCAGAGTTGGGAGACATTCCACTTGTGGTCTTGAACTTGACTACAAACAATTTTTCAGGTGAAATTCCTACTGAAATTGGAAACTTTATTTGCTTGCAAAATCTTGATTTGTCTCGAAACAACTTCTCGGGGAATTTTCCATCAAGTTTGAACAAAGTGGCTGAGCTTAACAAGTTCAACATCTCATACAATCCCTTCATACAAGGTGTGGTTTCATCAAGTGGACAATTTGTTACTTTTGGTAAAGATTCATATTTTGGTGACCCTCTTTTGATCCTTCCCCAGTTCATCGATAATAGTACCACGAGAAACGATAAGAACATGACTCACAACAAAGACCATAAAAAGCCTACAAAATTGACTGTGTTTTTGGTGTTTTTAACCATAACACTTGTTTTTATCATATTTAGTTTTCTGACAATAATTGTCTGTGCATTAGTCAAATCCCCATCAGATCAATATCTCTTGAGGGATCATACAAAACACTGCAATGACTCAAGCAGTTCAGGAATAGAATCTCCACAATGGTTATCTGATTCGGTAAAAGTGATTCGATTAAACAAGACAGCTTTCACCTATGCAGACATTTTGAAAGCAACAAACACTTTCTCAGAAAGCAGAATCATAGGAAGAGGTGGATTTGGAACAGTATACAAAGGATTTTTCGCAGACGGTAGACAAGTAGCAGTGAAGAAGCTTCTAAGCGAAGGACGCGAAGGCGAAAAGGAATTCCAAGCTGAAATGGAAGTTCTAAGCGGTCATGGTTTCGGTTGGCCTCATCCGAATCTCGTCACACTCTACGGTTGGTGTCTAAACAATTCAGAAAAGATACTTGTTTACGAGTACATAGAAGGCGGAAGCTTAGAAGATCTAGTAACCGATAAAACAGGTTTGACACGGAAGAAAAGACTACAAATAGCCATCGACGTAGCTCGCGCGCTTGTCTATTTGCACCACGAATGCGACCCTTCAATTGTTCATAGAGATGTGAAGGCTAGTAATGTGTTGCTTGACAAAGAAGGTAAAGCAAAAGTAACCGATTTTGGACTAGCTAGAGTTGTTAATGTTGGTGATAGTCATGTGAGTACAATGGTAGCCGGAACTGTTGGATATGTTGCACCTGAATATGGACAAACAATGAAAGCTACTACAAAAGGTGATGTTTATAGTTATGGTGTGTTGGTTATGGAATTGGCTACAGGTAGAAAAGCAGTGGATGGAGGTGAAGAATGTTTGGTCGAATGGACGAGGCGTGTTATGATGGGAagaaaacaacaacaatatcatcATGTTTTGAGTTATTTGGGTTCAGAAGAAATGGTTGAATTGCTATGTATTGGTTTGAAGTGTACAAATGAGACACCAAATGGTAGGCCAAATATGAAACAAGTTTTGGCTATGCTTATTTTGATATCTAAATCCAATGTTGGAGATTCAAGTGATCTTGGACACATTGTTTAG
- the LOC127073752 gene encoding uncharacterized protein LOC127073752 has product MALLGANVQCNDKFPRYYSTRELIFDSEGSTWTSSNVNNELRTEFCHMGPFPLSSPSTLLGYNQELVKQTILKHEAIFKDQIRELHRVYQKQRELMDEIKRSELHKQNVRLEASWSSSALSSKNAENKLCTPNLPWSASQSSVLFAESIRLPLVFAQEKNRHIFPAHASTVTEESLKDYKLPESKCKKIGKKLLDLQLPADEYIDSDEGEENVPFKLDLNVPCRLEVEPAAMSNDVEGPAHHTNNCLYDLSMRTKFGSQNLRGDVINKRQDLEGCSHNQLLENEKKCEWKSSGLIGGLFDSFAKGINTEKQPVSVDSFGKNMEQFDDLSCFHSSHQINRGPWTKRKFCSSVSSAQTQCPTSNGLIEALGLPCLEESKTSTHIESVVLNPYDTGVIQGFRSREIGESNLGTEKALAFHSNGKPRMSTDPHCFHDFATEFFQNQSKNQRIEEIEKGCISVVKSPCVDVPNSGEPIPSGEHLMKNEKKHEFLAGIIDLNSSMIEDENMPIDVDFHAPASPENKECSPPRGESDENQLVTSFQFAKQEDHHVQEEQTRIAAEALVSISGFVAQKDIQMTTCSSSESFKNSPLNWFAAIVSTTVDHLENDNETDFNDKVNGLKEFLSDEMDYFEFMTLNLTDKKDLDCCCMNIDQTEQIGGSTLPTQQRKSVRTNRGRWRKDFQSEILPSIASLSRYEVTEDLMTIGSLVSAGTHSETCSQRNAHHNVPSRGRRRSCTSTSNTKDTYFLLNLKQLSSITKLGTEKKGLISWGKTCKKRRAKRFRITKPWFI; this is encoded by the exons ATGGCATTATTGGGCGCAAATGTTCAGTGCAATGACAAGTTTCCGAGATACTATTCAACTAGGGAGCTCATCTTTGACTCTGAAGGCAGCACATGGACCTCATCTAATGTTAATAATGAACTAAGAACTGAATTCTGTCACATGGGACCCTTTCCATTATCATCACCTTCTACCCTTTTAGGCTATAATCAGGAGCTTGTGAAACAAACAATACTCAAACATGAAGCCATATTTAAGGATCAG ATTCGTGAACTCCACCGTGTTTACCAAAAACAGAGGGAATTAATGGATGAAATTAAAAGGAGTGAATTACATAAACAAAATGTAAGGTTGGAGGCATCATGGTCTAGTTCTGCTTTGTCATCTAAGAACGCCGAAAATAAACTTTGCACACCAAACCTGCCCTGGTCAGCCTCTCAATCATCTGTTTTATTTGCTGAAAGCATCCGGTTGCCACTGGTCTTTGCTCAAGAAAAAAACAGGCATATTTTTCCTGCTCATGCTTCAACTGTAACCGAAGAATCTTTAAAAGATTACAAACTACCTGAGTCCAAATGTAAAAAAATTGGGAAAAAGTTATTGGATCTTCAACTTCCTGCCGATGAGTATATTGATAGCGACGAAGGTGAAGAGAATGTACCGTTTAAGCTTGACTTAAATGTGCCATGTAGGCTTGAAGTAGAGCCAGCTGCAATGTCTAATGATGTGGAGGGCCCTGCACATCATACGAACAATTGTTTGTATGATCTATCAATGAGAACAAAATTCGGATCTCAAAATTTACGCGGTGATGTCATCAACAAAAGACAGGATCTTGAAGGATGCTCACATAATCAACTGCTAGAAAATGAGAAGAAATGTGAATGGAAGTCCTCAG GGCTAATTGGTGGCTTGTTTGATTCTTTTGCTAAAGGTATTAATACCGAAAAGCAACCTGTTTCAGTCGATTCATTTGGTAAGAATATGGAGCAATTTGATGACCTTTCATGTTTCCATTCATCGCATCAAATCAACCGAGGACCTTGGACAAAGAGAAAGTTTTGTAGCAGTGTGAGCTCTGCACAAACTCAATGTCCTACAAGTAATGGTTTGATTGAGGCATTGGGGTTGCCTTGTCTTGAAGAAAGTAAAACCTCAACCCATATTGAATCTGTCGTTTTAAATCCTTATGATACAGGAGTTATACAAGGTTTCAGATCAAGGGAGATTGGGGAAAGTAACTTAGGTACAGAGAAGGCTCTTGCATTTCACAGCAACGGAAAGCCGCGCATGTCAACCGATCCACATTGTTTTCATGACTTTGCCACCGAATTCTTCCAAAACCAATCCAAAAATCAAAGGATTGAGGAAATCGAAAAAGGCTGCATTTCTGTTGTAAAGTCACCTTGTGTTGATGTGCCTAACTCAGGGGAGCCGATTCCCTCAGGTGAGCATTTGATGAAGAATGAGAAGAAGCATGAATTTTTGGCAGGTATTATCGACCTAAATTCAAGCATGATTGAGGATGAGAATATGCCGATTGATGTTGACTTTCATGCACCCGCAAGTCCAGAAAACAAGGAATGCTCTCCACCCAGAGGAGAATCTGATGAAAACCAGCTTGTGACATCCTTTCAATTTGCAAAACAGGAGGATCACCATGTGCAAGAAGAGCAAACCAGAATTGCCGCAGAAGCTTTGGTTTCCATATCAGGATTTGTAGCTCAAAAAGACATCCAAATGACAACTTGTTCATCATCTGAATCTTTTAAGAATAGTCCTCTTAATTGGTTTGCTGCAATTGTTTCAACAACAGTGGATCATCTAGAGAATGACAATGAAACCGATTTCAACGATAAGGTTAATGGTCTCAAGGAGTTTCTGTCTGATGAAATGGATTACTTTGAGTTCATGACCTTAAATTTGACAGATAAAAAGGACCTAGATTGCTGCTGTATGAATATTGACCAAACCGAGCAAATTGGTGGATCGACTTTACCAACTCAACAAAGGAAGAGTGTCCGAACAAATAGGGGAAGGTGGCGAAAGGATTTTCAGAGTGAAATCCTTCCAAGCATTGCTTCTTTGTCAAGGTATGAGGTAACCGAGGATCTTATGACTATTGGAAGCCTTGTAAGTGCTGGTACTCACTCCGAGACGTGCTCTCAAAGAAATGCACATCATAATGTACCAAGTAGGGGAAGGAGAAGATCATGTACTTCAACCTCTAACACTAAAGACACATACTTTTTGTTGAACTTGAAACAGCTAAGTAGCATCACTAAATTGGGAACTGAGAAAAAGGGTCTAATAAGTTGGGGAAAGACATGTAAAAAGCGAAGGGCGAAGAGATTTCGCATCACTAAACCTTGGTTTATTTGA